In the genome of Colwellia sp. PAMC 21821, the window TTGACCAAAGGTTTCACCGCGGCCATAAGCCATTAACGATTGTGTTAACTGGTAACCACTACCAAAAGGGTCTTTCCAAGGGTCGAGGAAACCTGTTACCCGCGCCCAACGATAAGGTGAAAAATAAGCCAACATTGACAGTAACGTGACACCAACGCCTGAAATTGCGATAAATTGCCATAACTTGGCACCCGCTAAAAATAACAAGCCAAAGGTCGTAACAAACATCACGATAATGGTGCCTAAGTCTGGTTGCATTAATAACAAACCACTCAATACACCAAAAACTAATAAAGGCTTGGCAAAGCCTTTAACATTTTCCATAACTTCATCGCGTCGTCTAACTAAATAAGCAGACAAATAGCAAAAGAAAAATAGTTTCGCTGGTTCTGCCGCTTGTATGGTTATCGGTCCAAGTCCAATCCAGCGTGTAGCACCGTTAACATTTCGGCCCACAACTAGAACAACCACCAGTAAAGCAATACCTACTAACAATAAATTGCCACTATATTTATGCCATTTATGCATCGGTATTTGTAACGTCAAGGCCGCAACGAACAGGCTAAGGCCAATGTAAATCATGTGCCGTACAATAAAATGAAATGGATTAGCAAATAGCCTTTCTGCAATTGGCATTGAAGAGCTTGCTACCATGATTAAACCGATCATATACATACTGAGCGCAAGTAATACATAGCTGCGGTCAAAGGTAGCGACCGAACTTGACTCAACTTGTAACCAAGGCGGTAACGTCCACTGTGACAAATTAGCAAAGGAGGCTATCATTAAATTCGCTCCTTATGCGTTAACACTGATTTTATAAACACCACACCACGTTCAACATAGTTCGCAAACATATCTAAACTGGCACAAGCCGGTGATAATAAGACCATGTCGCCCGCATTTGCTAACGTTCTGGCAAGTTTTACCGCCGCTGACAATGAATCAAGGTGCGAAGTTTTATCTGCTTGTTCTGGTGTTCTTAACGCAGCAATATTACGGCCATCTTTGCCAATCGTGATCAAGTAGTCGACGTGCTGGGTTAATGCTGGTGTAAGTGGAGAGAAATCAGCACCTTTGCCATCACCGCCGGCGATTAAAATGAGCTTATTGCCCTGCAATGTAGGTGATAAACCTTCAATAGCAGCAAGGGTCGCACCAACATTGGTGGCCTTTGAATCGTTAATCCAACGAATCCCATCGTTTGTTTCAATTACTTCACAACGATGTGCTAAACCTTTAAAAGTCATTAAGCTTGCTAGTACTGAAGTTAAATCCCAGCCTGCACATTTTCCTAACGCTAACACGGCTAAATAATTTAAAGCATTATGAATACCTTGTAATGGCAATTCAGCCAAGGTGCATAACGGTTTATCGCCTAACATTAAATAACTAACACCGTCGAGTTCAGCAATGCCGAAATCACCCGATTGTGCAGGTTCGCTGCCAAAACTTACCTGCTGACTGTTGGCATAACATGCATCAGGTTTAGTCGCGTTGTCGTTACGGTTATAAAGTGCATAGGTGCTATTTTGATATATGCTTTGCTTGATAGCGCCATAGTTTTCAATGGTCTTATGACGATCTAAATGATCATCACTTAAGTTCAATACCGTTGCGGCCAGTGGCTTCATACTTTTTACGGTTTCAAGCTGAAAACTTGATAGCTCTAAAACAATAAAATCTGCTTTTTCTTGGTCAATTTGATCCAGTACCGGCAAGCCAATATTGCCACCTAACTGCACGCGGTAACCTAAGCCGTTTCCGACATAATTTAACATCGACACCACGGTCGATTTACCATTTGAGCCCGTCACCGCTAATATCGGCGTATCACTTAATCGGCAAAACAGTTCGATATCACCAATAACATCGCAATTTTTGTTAATGACATCACTAATCTCTGACGCTGTAATATCAATACCTGGGCTGACAATTAAAATGTCTGCTTGGGCGATTAGCGCTAGATCCCAATGGCCAAAAACTAAGGTATTATCAGCAAATTGATGTTTAAAATCACCCGGAGAAATAGGCATTGCTCGGCTATCGTTGACTGCAAATGCAATGTCATGACGATGTAAAAAACGCGCGCACGATAATCCCGTGATACCAATACCTAAGATCACGATTCGTTTATTCGCTAATTGCGTCGTTACCGACTGTTGCAATTGTTTATTCACGCGTTTATTTTTACCTTAACTTCAGAGTGGCTAAGCCAATCAACACTAACACTAAAGAAATTATCCAAAAGCGAACGATCACTCTTGGCTCCGGCCAACCTTTTAACTCATAATGATGATGAATGGGCGCCATACGAAATATACGTTGACCACGTAACTTGTATGAACCTACCTGTAAAATTACCGACAGTGTTTCTATAACGAACACACCGCCCATAATAAATAACACTAACTCTTGTCTAACCAATACGGCGATAACACCTAATGCAGCACCTAAGGCAAGCGAGCCAACATCGCCCATAAAAACTTGTGCAGGGTAAGTGTTAAACCACAAAAATCCTAAACCAGCACCAACAATAGCGGTACAAACAACCACGAGTTCACTGGCTAAAGCTATGTGGGGGATATGTAAATATTCAGAAAAATTAGCATGCCCTGTCATGTAAGCAAAAACGGCAAATGCCCCCGCCACCATAATGGTCGGCACAATGGCAAGACCATCAAGACCATCGGTTAAGTTAACCGCATTACTGGTACCCACAATGACGAAATACACTAAACCGATATAAAGTAAACCTAACTGCGGTAATACATTCTTAACAAACGGAATCAGTAACGTGGTTTCTTCAGGGCTTTGCGCAAATTGATATAAAAATATCGCCGTTGCTAAACCAATCACGGTCTGCCAAAAGTACTTCCAACGGGCAATTAAGCCATTTGAGTCTTTGCGAATAACTTTACGGTAATCATCAACAAAACCAATTAAGCCAAAGCTAACGAGTACAAATAGCACGACCCAAACATAGGTGTTTGTTAAGTCAGCCCACAATAAAACACTGACGACGATAGCGGCTAATATTAATAGCCCGCCCATGGTTGGCGTACCTGATTTAACTAAGTGACTTTCTGGGCCATCGTCACGAACCGTTTGACCTATTTGCATATTTTGCAAAGCACGGATCAATTTAGGGCCAAAATATAACGATATAATCAACGCGGTCAGCGTTGATATAATGGCTCGAAATGTTAAATAAGAAAAAACATTGAAAAATGAATAAAACTGGGTGAGATACTCACCTAACCAAAGTAACATTATGCCTGCTCCTGCATAGTCTGACTGTTATGCCATTGAATAATATCAGCCACTACGTATTCCATATGAGCACTGCGCGAACCTTTAACCAAAATAGTCACTTGCTGTTCTTCACCTTGAAGTAACTGCTGTAATCGTGACAATAATTTTTCTTTACTACTAAAATGTTGAGCCTGTGCCTCTTGTCCTTGATAAAAGGCATCAGAGGCATGTTGACTTAATACGCCTAAGGTCAACAAATCGTCAATATGCTTATTTTTCGCATGTTCGCCAACTTCTTGGTGATAACGACGTGCTTCTTCGCCTAACTCGCCCATATCGCCCAAAATAAGCACTCGACGACCTGAATAACTCGCCAATAAGTCTGATGCGGCATTGATTGATTCGACGTTAGCGTTATAGGTATCGTCGATTAATTTAGTCTTGCTATCGAGTTGATGTAAATTCAATCGCCCTTTAACTTCAGCCATTTCAGCTAAACCCAAACGAATATCGTCCAAACTAGCACCAAACTCTACTGCGATAGTCGCGGCAGCAACGGCATTGCAGACGTTGTGATGCCCTGGCACGGTCAGTGCAATTTCAACACTGCCCATAGGGGTCATTAATGTAAAATTTGCACAACCATTGCTATCTAAAACTTCTTGATGACTGTAAAAATCAGCGCTGTCTTTACATGAAAATCGCAGCACTTTTTTATCTGTTAAGCGCCATTGCCATTTGTCAGCCCACTGAGTGTCTTGATTATAAATAGCAACGCCACCAGCGTTTAAGCCAGAAAAAATTTCACCTTTCGCGCGTGCTACGCCACATAAGTCACCAAAACCTTCTAAGTGAGCTGCGGCGATATTATTAATAATGGCAACATCGGGCTTAACCAGTGCTGAGGTATAAGCGATTTCACCAATATGATTAGCACCTAATTCCACCACGGCAAAGTCATGCTGCTCTTCTAATCGTAATAGCGTCAGTGGCACACCAATATCGTTATTAAAGTTACCTTTGGTAGCGAGTACATTGCCTAAGCGATTTAAAATCGCCGCGACCATCTCTTTTACCGTGGTTTTACCACTGCTACCGGTAATCGCTACCGTTTTAGGCGCCACTTTGGCTTTTACATAAGCACCAATTTCGCCTAATGCCTTATGTGTATCTTCGACGACGATTTGCGCAATATTGAGGTTTTCTTGTGCTTTTTGGACAATAACCGCGCTACAACCCAGCTCACTGGCTTGCGTTAAGAATTTATGACCATCAAAATTTGGCCCTTGCAATGCTAAGAAAACATCACCAGCCTTTAAGGCACGACTATCGGTGCTTATCGCTTTTATGGTTGAGCTCTCACCTAACAGTTGGCCATTAATAGCTGTTGATAATTCAGTTAAGGTTAACGAGATCATGCCGTTACCTCTTTTTCTGCAGAATAAAATGCTTTGACTACTGCGCGTTCATCATAATGACGCTTTTCATTGCCAAAAATAATGTAGTCTTCGTGGCCTTTTCCGGCACAAAGCACGACATCATCGGCAGCTGCTTGTGTTAATGCTGATAAAATGGCGGTTTCTCTATCTAATATTTTTTCAAAATTTGTTGTTTTTCCTAAGCCTGCAATAATATCTGCGGCTATGGCTTCCGGGTCTTCGCTGCGAGGATTGTCGTTGGTAACGATCAGACGATCCGCTTTACTTTCAGCCACTTTCGCCATTAATGCTCGCTTACCAACATCTCTGTCGCCACCGCAGCCAAATACTAGCCATAATTTGCCATGGCAATGCAATCGGCAAGCATCTAATGCGCTAGCCAATGCATCGGGGTATGGGCGTAATCAACTACAGCCGTAGGTTTACCTGCTGACGAAAATGCTTCCATCCGACCAATAATGGGCACAAGTTGCGTGATCGCTTTGGCAATGGTAGTTAGTGGTATGTTCTCGACCATTAACACGGCAATAGCAGCTAAGAGGTTTTCAACATTAAAGTCACCTAACAACTGGCTGTGAATTTCACATTCGCCTTGCTCGGTAACCAGTTGGAAGCTAACCCCGTTAGCATGATGCTGAACATTCAACGCTTGCGCAAAACGGGCATAATCTACAATGTGTTTATCTCGACCATAAACCACAACCCCTTGTGCTTTTGGCCAATTTTCTAGCCAACTTTGCGCTTGTTTATCATCGCCGTTAATAACCGCCACTTGTTTATTAGTACCAGTGAATATTTCTTGCTTCGCTGCGGCATACGCCGACATAGTTTGGTGATAATCTAGATGATCGCGGCTTAAATTTGTAAACACAGCAGTATTAAATAATGTCGCACTGACGCGTTTTTGTGCCAAGGCGTGTGATGACACTTCCATGGCAACATCGGTAATATTTTGTTCGCTAAATAGCGCCAAAAGCTGATGCAATTCTGTTGCGCCTGGCGTGGTATTTTCAATCGTTTGCAGATGCGCAAGTTTGCCTGCGCCATTGGTGCCAATAACGGCACAATTTTTCTGACAATAATCGAGTAAATTGGCAATAATTTGGCTTGTGCTGGTTTTACCATTGGTGCCGGTAATGCCAATAATATTTAACGATTTTTGTGGTTCACCATAAAACGCTTTTGCAACATCAAATAAATTATTGTTCAACTGAAAGTAAGACAACACGGGAACTTGTGAGCCTGGCACCTGTTCAAACCATGTCAATTGTCCATGTGCTGATTGTTCAGTGGTTTCTTGCAATATCATGGCGCAGTTTGCCGATATTGCTTGTTGAACATATTCACGACCGTCACGTAAACTTCCGATAACCGCACAGAATACATCACCGGCATTTAAGGCGCGCGTATCGTTCACTAAGTTAGCTTTAGCAACTGGTTGCTGATTATCTTGCGCTGTTAACTGTACTTTAAAGCGTGCTTTGAGTAGCCCAATGTTACTCGATGAAAGCGTAATTTCACCAACGCTTAAAACCGCTGCAATAGCGGCATAATTTTTAGGTGCATTAGAAACGTCTAAAGCGTGATCAAACATGGTCACGCTCCTTGGGTAAAATCTCAACTTTTTGCTCTGCTTTTACAGAGGTCATCCTTGTATTCGCATCAGGCGGGACATTGAGCAGCCGCAGCGTGCCCTTCATAATTCGCGAAAAAACGGGCGCAGCAACTTCCCCCCCATGATATAAATCACCACCGGGATCATCGATCACCACCACGACTGCAATTTCGGGATCAGAAATAGGTGCTACACCGGCAAACAAACCAACATAGTCATTACCATAACCACCGGCAAACGCTTTAATCGCTGTACCACTTTTGCCACCAACACGATAACCATCGACTTTCGCAACGGTGTAATGCTCGTTAACCACATTTTCCAACATCTCTACAACATTTTGACTGTTTTCGGCAGAGAAAATACGTTCATGCTTTTGTTTTGCTAGCATGTCAGCGTCTTGTTTTAAAATAGTTAAAGGTATTTTAGTACCACCATTTCCTAAGGTTGTATAAAAACGCGCTAGCTGAATTGGCGTAATTGCCACACCGTGGCCCCAAGATAATGTGGCTAATTCAAATTTTGACCAACGTGCTCTATCGTGCATCATGCCAGAACTTTCACCCACTAAACCTGTTCCGGTTTCTTCAGAAAATCCGGCGTCAAAAAACTTATCAATTAAGTAATCTTTTGGTACCGACAGGGCCAATTTAGTTGTGCCCATATTTGACGAGTGTACGAGTAGTTCAGATAAAGTAATTTTGCCGAGATAACGCGGATCAGAAACACGACTTCCCCCTAAACGCATCCAGCCTGGATAAGTATCAATAATACTGTCTTTTTTAACACTGCCAAATTCCAAAGCGGTTAACACCGTCAATGGTTTCACACTTGAACCTGGCTCATAGATATCGGTAATCGCACGATTACGAAAACGATGAATAGCAACACCAGCACGATTATTGGGGTTATATGAAGGACTGTTAACCAAGGCTAATATTTCACCCGTGTTCACATTGGTTACCACAGCTGAGCCTGATGTAGCTTTAAACGCCTTAACTGCGCCCTTTAGCTCTCGATATGCCAATGCTTGTATGCGCTGATCGATACTCAAGGTAATTTCTTTTGGCTGTGTAGAGGCTTTAACCGATAAAATTTCTATTTTACGGCCTTTAGCATCTTTACGATATTTTTTCTCGCCATCTTCACCGGTGAGTAGTTGATCGTAAACCCGTTCAACGCCTTCTATGCCTTTATCGTCGACATTGGTAAAACCGACAATATGCGCACTTATTTCGCCCGCAGGGTAAAAGCGTTTAGATTCTTTACGTAAATAAATACCGGGTATTTTTAACTCTTGAATGTAACCAGCCATGGCGGGAGCAACTTTACGTTCAATATAGACAAAACGTTTAGTAGGGTTTTTAGTGACTCGAACTTTTAATTTATTAACATCTTGGCCCAGAACATCAGCCAACGCTTGCCAATGTTTTGTCATAGACAGCGCATTAGTATCAAAAATTATTTTAGGATCAGCCCACACCGTTTCTACTGGCACACTAATCGCTAACTCGTGACCATTACGATCAACAATAGAGCCACGTTGCACGGTTTTTGTATTGGTACGCAATGAACGGTTATCGCCTTGCTTTTTTAGCATGTCAGGTTCAAACACCTGAATATAGGCCGTGCGTGCCATCAAGCCAGCATAAATAAGCAAAACAGCGCCTAACACAACGTAAAAACGCCATGCTACCGTGTTTGGATTATATTGTGCTGGTTTTTTCATTGCCATACCCGTGGTAATAAATCATAGTAATTTAATAATAATTTCCGAGCTTGCATCTGGCCTGGTCATATTCAATTGCTTTTCTGCACTGCTTTCAATGGCACTATGCTCAGCTAAACTGTTTTGCTCTAATAACAAATTTCGCCATTCATTTTCTAATGCGTCTCGCTCAGTTAATAGCACTTCAATTTTACTGGTGGTTTGACGATTCAAATGGGTAAAATAAATCACTGAAAACGCTGATATCAATACCAATAACAAAATGCCATAAATAACTAAGTGGCGCTTAATGTCATGCCAAATATCGAGAGTTAACACAACTTTTGGGGTTGCCATACTAACGCACCATTTTTAGCGCGCTAGCCTCTGTGCAACCCTTAATACTGAGCTGCGAGAGCGCACGTTTTCTTCCACTTCATCTTTACTTGGTTTTAATTTGCGGCCAATTAAGCTCAAGTTTTTACCTTTATTTAATTCTTCTTCGCTGATTGGCATACCTCTTGGCACTTTTTTGCCTTGAGAATGCTTTTTCATAAACTGTTTTACTAATCTGTCTTCAAGCGAATGAAAACTTATAACCACCAAACGACCATCGGTCGCGAGTACTGACAAAGATGCCGCCAATACTTTCTCAATTTGTTCTAACTCGCTATTGATGTACATGCGAATTGCTTGAAAACTGCGTGTTGCCGGGTGCTTTTTAATTTCTCTTTGTGGTGCTGTTTTCTTGATTAATTGCGCTAATTGGCCCGTGCGAGTCAGTGGTGTTACTTCACGTTCATCCACGATAGCGTTAGCAATGCGCCAAGCATGTTTTTCTTCACCAAAAGTACGTAGCACCCAAGTAATATCTTCAACATCTGCAACTGCTATCCATTCAGCAGCGGTTTGGCCACGTGTGGTATCCATACGCATATCAAGCGGGCCGTCTTTCATAAAACTAAAACCGCGCTCTGCTTCATCAAGCTGCGGAGATGACACACCAAGATCTAATAAAATACCGTCTATTTTTTCAGTCAAACCATGCTTTTCGACAATCATCTGTAAATCAGCAAAGCCATGATGTTCGATAATAAAACGTTGATCATCAGCATATTTTTCAGCCGCTGCTATCGCCGTTAAATCTCTGTCTATCGCTATCAAGCGTCCGTCTGGACCTAAGTTTTCAAGAATGAGTCCTGAATGACCGCCACGACCAAAAGTACAGTCGATATAAATACCTGCTGGTTTAATTGCGAGCCCTGTAATCGATTCGGCAAGCAGAACTGAAATATGTGCATTATCGTGTTGCATTATGTATTTATAAACGCCATCTAGTTATCATCATTTTATTCAACGATTTATCATAAAGATAAATCAAGTAAACGGTCTGTAAGCTCAATTTCACCTGACTGAATTTTTGCAATGCCTTGTTGCATCTGTGCCTGCCAAGCGCTTTCACTCCAAATTTCAAACTTTTTCAACTGACCGACCAACATTAAACTTTTTTCCAAGCCTGCATGTTGTCGCAGGGGGCCATTAATTAATAAACGACCACTTTTATCTATTTCGCAATCTGAGGCATTACCTAAGATCACTTGTTGTAATAATCGCTCTTGTGGGTTCATACTCGACAATCCACAAAGCTTTAATTCTATTTCTTCCCATTCGGGTAGTGGGTATAACAATAGGCAGGGATGCTGTATATCTACGGTACAGACCATTTTTCCTTGGCAATCAGCAAACAGCTCCTCGCGATACCTTGTAGGCATCGTAATTCTGTTTTTGCTGTCGAGCGTAATAGCGCTAGTGCCTCTAAACATAATTCACTTTATTATTTTGGGATCACCTATGATCCACTAATTCCCACTTTTCCCCACACTTATACAGTTTAGTGAGTAAAGCAAACTTATGTCAAGCAAAGTTTTCGTTAATTGATTACGCTGAGTGCCAATAAAATAAAGGCTTTGGGGGAAGTGAATGAAATTGTGGGCTTTTGTGGATCTGATACCCAATTAAGGCTGAACAATTAATTATTTTTAGCTAAAAAAGTGATTTTAGTGTCACAAATGGGCGACAGCAACAGTAGAATCAGCTTATAAATGGGCATGAGTAGTAGCAAATAAGTTAAAGTGTTCACCCTTTAATTTAATCGCTAACTTATCACCTAACGTATAAATCTCTTGGCTATAAAAACTTAATTGTGAAAAGGCCAATGCCGTATTTTGTTCAATACTGCTGAGTAAATAATGATAGCCTTGCTCAGTTACGCTTATATGTTCAACAAGTACATTATTCGCCTGATGCTGACATAACTCGATATTATGTGGCTTAACTAATAATTGATAATTGAGTGACCTGTTATCGCTTTCGTCTGTTAGGGTATTAACAATAGCACTACGCGCCAATTG includes:
- a CDS encoding cyanophycin synthetase, which gives rise to MASALDACRLHCHGKLWLVFGCGGDRDVGKRALMAKVAESKADRLIVTNDNPRSEDPEAIAADIIAGLGKTTNFEKILDRETAILSALTQAAADDVVLCAGKGHEDYIIFGNEKRHYDERAVVKAFYSAEKEVTA
- the murD gene encoding UDP-N-acetylmuramoyl-L-alanine--D-glutamate ligase, with the protein product MNKQLQQSVTTQLANKRIVILGIGITGLSCARFLHRHDIAFAVNDSRAMPISPGDFKHQFADNTLVFGHWDLALIAQADILIVSPGIDITASEISDVINKNCDVIGDIELFCRLSDTPILAVTGSNGKSTVVSMLNYVGNGLGYRVQLGGNIGLPVLDQIDQEKADFIVLELSSFQLETVKSMKPLAATVLNLSDDHLDRHKTIENYGAIKQSIYQNSTYALYNRNDNATKPDACYANSQQVSFGSEPAQSGDFGIAELDGVSYLMLGDKPLCTLAELPLQGIHNALNYLAVLALGKCAGWDLTSVLASLMTFKGLAHRCEVIETNDGIRWINDSKATNVGATLAAIEGLSPTLQGNKLILIAGGDGKGADFSPLTPALTQHVDYLITIGKDGRNIAALRTPEQADKTSHLDSLSAAVKLARTLANAGDMVLLSPACASLDMFANYVERGVVFIKSVLTHKERI
- the ftsW gene encoding cell division protein FtsW; translated protein: MIASFANLSQWTLPPWLQVESSSVATFDRSYVLLALSMYMIGLIMVASSSMPIAERLFANPFHFIVRHMIYIGLSLFVAALTLQIPMHKWHKYSGNLLLVGIALLVVVLVVGRNVNGATRWIGLGPITIQAAEPAKLFFFCYLSAYLVRRRDEVMENVKGFAKPLLVFGVLSGLLLMQPDLGTIIVMFVTTFGLLFLAGAKLWQFIAISGVGVTLLSMLAYFSPYRWARVTGFLDPWKDPFGSGYQLTQSLMAYGRGETFGQGLGNSVQKLEYLPEAHTDFVMAVLAEEFGFIGISVILLLSMTLVFKALLLGRKAVSQEKYFEGFFAYAIGIWFCFQAAVNIGASAGIVPTKGLTMPLISYGGSSMIIMTIALVILIRIDHEIRLQSIQATSRATGTHKGSKKKQSKVKKTKLIEGEND
- the ftsL gene encoding cell division protein FtsL, whose translation is MATPKVVLTLDIWHDIKRHLVIYGILLLVLISAFSVIYFTHLNRQTTSKIEVLLTERDALENEWRNLLLEQNSLAEHSAIESSAEKQLNMTRPDASSEIIIKLL
- a CDS encoding UDP-N-acetylmuramoyl-L-alanyl-D-glutamate--2,6-diaminopimelate ligase, translating into MFDHALDVSNAPKNYAAIAAVLSVGEITLSSSNIGLLKARFKVQLTAQDNQQPVAKANLVNDTRALNAGDVFCAVIGSLRDGREYVQQAISANCAMILQETTEQSAHGQLTWFEQVPGSQVPVLSYFQLNNNLFDVAKAFYGEPQKSLNIIGITGTNGKTSTSQIIANLLDYCQKNCAVIGTNGAGKLAHLQTIENTTPGATELHQLLALFSEQNITDVAMEVSSHALAQKRVSATLFNTAVFTNLSRDHLDYHQTMSAYAAAKQEIFTGTNKQVAVINGDDKQAQSWLENWPKAQGVVVYGRDKHIVDYARFAQALNVQHHANGVSFQLVTEQGECEIHSQLLGDFNVENLLAAIAVLMVENIPLTTIAKAITQLVPIIGRMEAFSSAGKPTAVVDYAHTPMHWLAH
- the rsmH gene encoding 16S rRNA (cytosine(1402)-N(4))-methyltransferase RsmH, which codes for MQHDNAHISVLLAESITGLAIKPAGIYIDCTFGRGGHSGLILENLGPDGRLIAIDRDLTAIAAAEKYADDQRFIIEHHGFADLQMIVEKHGLTEKIDGILLDLGVSSPQLDEAERGFSFMKDGPLDMRMDTTRGQTAAEWIAVADVEDITWVLRTFGEEKHAWRIANAIVDEREVTPLTRTGQLAQLIKKTAPQREIKKHPATRSFQAIRMYINSELEQIEKVLAASLSVLATDGRLVVISFHSLEDRLVKQFMKKHSQGKKVPRGMPISEEELNKGKNLSLIGRKLKPSKDEVEENVRSRSSVLRVAQRLAR
- a CDS encoding penicillin-binding transpeptidase domain-containing protein, which codes for MKKPAQYNPNTVAWRFYVVLGAVLLIYAGLMARTAYIQVFEPDMLKKQGDNRSLRTNTKTVQRGSIVDRNGHELAISVPVETVWADPKIIFDTNALSMTKHWQALADVLGQDVNKLKVRVTKNPTKRFVYIERKVAPAMAGYIQELKIPGIYLRKESKRFYPAGEISAHIVGFTNVDDKGIEGVERVYDQLLTGEDGEKKYRKDAKGRKIEILSVKASTQPKEITLSIDQRIQALAYRELKGAVKAFKATSGSAVVTNVNTGEILALVNSPSYNPNNRAGVAIHRFRNRAITDIYEPGSSVKPLTVLTALEFGSVKKDSIIDTYPGWMRLGGSRVSDPRYLGKITLSELLVHSSNMGTTKLALSVPKDYLIDKFFDAGFSEETGTGLVGESSGMMHDRARWSKFELATLSWGHGVAITPIQLARFYTTLGNGGTKIPLTILKQDADMLAKQKHERIFSAENSQNVVEMLENVVNEHYTVAKVDGYRVGGKSGTAIKAFAGGYGNDYVGLFAGVAPISDPEIAVVVVIDDPGGDLYHGGEVAAPVFSRIMKGTLRLLNVPPDANTRMTSVKAEQKVEILPKERDHV
- the mraY gene encoding phospho-N-acetylmuramoyl-pentapeptide-transferase, translated to MLLWLGEYLTQFYSFFNVFSYLTFRAIISTLTALIISLYFGPKLIRALQNMQIGQTVRDDGPESHLVKSGTPTMGGLLILAAIVVSVLLWADLTNTYVWVVLFVLVSFGLIGFVDDYRKVIRKDSNGLIARWKYFWQTVIGLATAIFLYQFAQSPEETTLLIPFVKNVLPQLGLLYIGLVYFVIVGTSNAVNLTDGLDGLAIVPTIMVAGAFAVFAYMTGHANFSEYLHIPHIALASELVVVCTAIVGAGLGFLWFNTYPAQVFMGDVGSLALGAALGVIAVLVRQELVLFIMGGVFVIETLSVILQVGSYKLRGQRIFRMAPIHHHYELKGWPEPRVIVRFWIISLVLVLIGLATLKLR
- the murF gene encoding UDP-N-acetylmuramoyl-tripeptide--D-alanyl-D-alanine ligase, which produces MISLTLTELSTAINGQLLGESSTIKAISTDSRALKAGDVFLALQGPNFDGHKFLTQASELGCSAVIVQKAQENLNIAQIVVEDTHKALGEIGAYVKAKVAPKTVAITGSSGKTTVKEMVAAILNRLGNVLATKGNFNNDIGVPLTLLRLEEQHDFAVVELGANHIGEIAYTSALVKPDVAIINNIAAAHLEGFGDLCGVARAKGEIFSGLNAGGVAIYNQDTQWADKWQWRLTDKKVLRFSCKDSADFYSHQEVLDSNGCANFTLMTPMGSVEIALTVPGHHNVCNAVAAATIAVEFGASLDDIRLGLAEMAEVKGRLNLHQLDSKTKLIDDTYNANVESINAASDLLASYSGRRVLILGDMGELGEEARRYHQEVGEHAKNKHIDDLLTLGVLSQHASDAFYQGQEAQAQHFSSKEKLLSRLQQLLQGEEQQVTILVKGSRSAHMEYVVADIIQWHNSQTMQEQA
- the mraZ gene encoding division/cell wall cluster transcriptional repressor MraZ, with the protein product MFRGTSAITLDSKNRITMPTRYREELFADCQGKMVCTVDIQHPCLLLYPLPEWEEIELKLCGLSSMNPQERLLQQVILGNASDCEIDKSGRLLINGPLRQHAGLEKSLMLVGQLKKFEIWSESAWQAQMQQGIAKIQSGEIELTDRLLDLSL